The DNA region ACCGTGACCTCCGAGAAGGGCGAGGCCAGGGCGGTCGGCGTCGACGGCGGCGCGCTGGTGCTCGCCTTCGACGAGCGCCTGGAGCAGCCCGCCCACCTCAGCCGCTTCGCGCTGGACGGCGGCCGGGAGACGGTCGGCGGCAACTTCCCGCAGGGGACCGGCTCCCTGCTGATCTCCGGCCGGGTGCTGATCGGCGGGGGCCGGGTCGTCGCCGTTCCCGAGCACTCCACCAACTTCGGCACCGCGACCGGGTACCAGGCCAAGGGCTGACCGGTCCCGCCCGCAGTCCGCGACGTTCCCGGTCGGCCCCCGGCCCCTCGGCCCCTCAGGCGGCGGAGGGCGCCGTCGCCGGAACGGCCTGGGCCGGTAGCCAGGCGGCCAGCTCCCGGACGTCCGAGACGCGCAGCCCCAGCGCCATCATCAGGGTCGCCTGCGGCGTCGGAACGAACGGCTTGCGGAGCAGCTTCATCCCCGCCTGCTCGGGAGTCCGGTCGGCCTTCCGCTGGTTGTCCTCCGCGCAGGCGGCGACGGTGTTCAGCCAACTGTCCTCGCCGCCCCGTGACTTCGGGTGCAGGTGGTCCACCGTGGTGGCCCGCCGTCCGCAGTAGGCGCAGAGGTGCTGATCCCGGACGAGCACCCCGCGGCGCGACCACGGAGCCTGTTGTCGGAACGGCACCCGGACGTACCGCTGGAGTCTGATCACCCGGGGCACCGGCACGGTGACCCCCGTCCCGCGGATGGAGCGCAGTGGATGCGCCTGTTCCACCACGGCCTTGTCCTGGAGCACCAGGACCACGGCGCGCTGGAGCGACACCGTCGTCAGCGGCTCGTAGCTTGCGTTCAGAACCAGCGTGCTGCGCACCTCGGCCACCCTTCCGACGGGCGTGCCACGGCGGCACGACCGTCCCCACACACGTCACTGCCGCCGCACGGCGGTGGGACCACTGTGAAGGGGCCCGAGGCCGTCGAACAACGGAATTTCCGGCGGCGGCGTGGGGCCGGGCCGTCCCGGGCGGCTCCGCG from Kitasatospora sp. NBC_00458 includes:
- a CDS encoding HNH endonuclease, whose translation is MRSTLVLNASYEPLTTVSLQRAVVLVLQDKAVVEQAHPLRSIRGTGVTVPVPRVIRLQRYVRVPFRQQAPWSRRGVLVRDQHLCAYCGRRATTVDHLHPKSRGGEDSWLNTVAACAEDNQRKADRTPEQAGMKLLRKPFVPTPQATLMMALGLRVSDVRELAAWLPAQAVPATAPSAA